From Acipenser ruthenus chromosome 23, fAciRut3.2 maternal haplotype, whole genome shotgun sequence, the proteins below share one genomic window:
- the LOC117413161 gene encoding D(1) dopamine receptor-like, with amino-acid sequence MYCIRGVMTSAFGGEMMGFNITAVNDSDIAKKDSSVRVLTGCFLSLLILTTLLGNTLVCVAVTKFRHLRSKVTNFFVISLAVSDLLVAILVMPWKAVTEIAGFWPFGSFCNVWVAFDIMCSTASILNLCIISVDRYWAISSPFRYERKMTPKVAFIMISVAWTLSVLISFIPVQLNWHKAQATSFTAFNVSYEGSLMDNCDSSLNRTYAISSSLISFYIPVAIMLVTYTRIYRIAQKQIRRISALERAAEHAKNRHSSTMDPESSFKMSFKRETKVLKTLSVIMGVFVCCWLPFFILNCMVPFCEHALPSGDADFPCISSTTFDVFVWFGWANSSLNPIIYAFNADFRKAFSVLLGCHRLCPTSNVIETVSINNNGAAASSFHYQPKGFIPKEENVTYLIPHSILCQEDKTERKEEDDSGIKTLDKLSPALSGTLDSDIDVSLEKINPITQNGQQKHEQNQHSAV; translated from the coding sequence ATGTATTGCATCAGGGGAGTTATGACTTCTGCTTTTGGAGGAGAAATGATGGGTTTTAACATCACAGCAGTTAATGATAGTGATATTGCAAAGAAAGACTCGTCAGTTCGAGTTTTGACTGGCTGCTTTCTGTCACTCTTGATACTGACGACTCTACTGGGAAACACATTGGTCTGTGTTGCTGTTACTAAGTTTCGTCACTTAAGGTCTAAAGTAACTAACTTCTTTGTAATATCCCTGGCTGTTTCTGATCTGTTAGTTGCAATTTTGGTGATGCCTTGGAAAGCTGTGACAGAAATAGCTGGGTTCTGGCCCTTTGGTTCCTTCTGTAACGTCTGGGTGGCTTTTGATATAATGTGTTCCACTGCCTCTATTTTAAACCTTTGTATTATCAGCGTGGACAGATATTGGGCTATCTCAAGCCCATTCAGATACGAGAGAAAGATGACCCCAAAAGTGGCATTTATCATGATAAGTGTTGCATGGACCTTGTCAGTGCTGATCTCTTTCATTCCAGTGCAACTGAACTGGCACAAGGCTCAAGCTACCAGCTTTACGGCATTCAATGTCAGCTATGAAGGTTCGTTGATGGATAACTGCGACTCGAGCCTGAACCGAACCTATGCCATCTCTTCTTCTTTGATTAGCTTTTACATACCAGTTGCAATCATGCTAGTCACCTATACTCGGATTTACAGAATTGCCCAGAAACAAATCAGGCGGATCTCTGCCTTGGAGAGGGCTGCAGAACACGCCAAGAATCGACACAGCAGCACTATGGACCCTGAAAGCTCATTTAAAATGTCGTTCAAAAGAGAAACCaaagttttaaaaacactgtCGGTTATAATGGGGGTCTTTGTGTGCTGCTGGTTGCCCTTTTTTATACTGAACTGCATGGTGCCCTTTTGTGAACACGCTTTGCCAAGTGGAGATGCTGACTTTCCTTGCATCAGTTCCACCACCTTTGATGTATTCGTCTGGTTTGGGTGGGCTAACTCTTCGCTGAACCCTATCATCTATGCCTTTAATGCAGATTTTCGCAAGGCTTTCTCTGTTCTCTTGGGATGCCACAGGCTGTGCCCCACAAGCAACGTCATAGAGACTGTGAGCATTAACAACAATGGAGCAGCTGCATCGTCTTTCCATTATCAACCAAAAGGATTCATCCCTAAAGAAGAAAATGTGACCTACCTGATCCCTCACTCCATTCTTTGCCAGGAGGATAAAACTGAAAGGAAAGAGGAGGACGATTCTGGGATTAAGACCCTGGACAAATTGTCTCCAGCTCTTTCAGGTACCTTGGACAGTGACATAGATGTTTCTTTAGAAAAGATCAACCCTATAACTCAAAATGGACAACAAAAACATGAGCAAAATCAACACAGTGCCGTGTGA